From one Notolabrus celidotus isolate fNotCel1 chromosome 2, fNotCel1.pri, whole genome shotgun sequence genomic stretch:
- the LOC117806328 gene encoding uncharacterized protein LOC117806328: MLFTCILEMWLWIITGFNILINVHGFASGGFPQSCGSMLPEHGNPAHDTEPPFLISYEEGNDEELFTVSLRSKNSIRFKGFMLQARDEEDNLVGTFKALNAYPTTLLDCDGTKASAVSQGDIQDKRLFEVQWIWPVESRKNKTNFRATFLSDFRTFWVNVLSPVNPTTTTTNEPGTTKPNTTPGTTKPDTTPGTTKPDTTPGTTKPNTTPGTTKSSILSPSTFKQPIVLMVIDSLLVPVKLEMSNMITNSPLSRRLDRMSKILFLVTCGALEIAALCLTIVFYQLQATLIALACVVITLTIVEIVNICLPLGPSHELSRKEICDLCAKVCSVIHEAFTLAFIYVGCLEIIDSTKNRTEPWPLWTLIAYTMWIVLVVVWVFVTTTERNAIPRRKKRETSSMNSGHRGQRKEVMLHAAKVAVRAGSGIVIIGTIAFAVALIVGIL; the protein is encoded by the exons AtgttgtttacctgtattttgGAG ATGTGGTTGTGGATCATAACTGGCTTCAACATCCTTATAAATGTGCATGGTTTTGCAAGTGGTGGCTTCCCACAGTCATGTGGATCAATGTTACCGGAACATGGAAATCCAGCTCATGACACTGAACCCCCCTTTCTGATCTCTTACGAAGAAGGCAATGATGAAGAGCTTTTTACAG TTTCTCTGAGAAGCAAGAACTCCATTAGATTTAAAGGATTCATGTTGCAGGCTCGAGATGAAGAAGACAATCTTGTCGGAACATTTAAAGCCCTTAATGCATACCCAACCACTCTTCTGGACTGTGATGGTACAAAA GCCTCAGCTGTCAGTCAAGGAGACATTCAGGACAAGAGGTTGTTTGAGGTTCAATGGATATGGCCAGTGGAGTCgcgaaaaaacaaaacaaatttcag GGCCACATTTTTGAGTGATTTCAGAACATTCTGGGTAAATGTCTTAAGCCCCGTAAACCccacaacaactacaactaatGAGCCAGGCACCACAAAGCCAAATACTACCCCAGGTACCACAAAACCAGATACTACCCCAGGTACCACAAAGCCAGATACTACCCCAGGTACCACAAAGCCAAATACTACCCCAGGTACCACAAAGTCAAGCATTCTGTCACCATCTACTTTTAAG CAACCCATAGTACTCATGGTGATCGACAGTCTTCTGGTGCCTGTGAAGTTG GAAATGTCTAACATGATCACTAACAGCCCCCTTTCTCGTCGCCTTGACAGG ATGTCAAAGATATTGTTCCTTGTGACTTGTGGAGCATTGGAAATAGCAGCGTTATGCTTGACAATTGTGTTTTATCAATTACAA gccACTCTCATTGCTCTGGCGTGTGTGGTGATCACCTTGACTATCGTGGAGATAGTGAACATCTGTCTTCCACTTGGACCCAGTCATGAGCT TTCAAGAAAGGAGATCTGTGACCTCTGTGCCAAAGTGTGTTCTGTCATCCATGAGGCTTTTACAC TTGCTTTCATCTATGTCGGTTGTTTGGAGATAATTGACAGCACAAAGAACAGGACAGAGCCATGGCCTCTGTGGACATTGATTGCTTACACAATGTGGATTGTCCTGGTTGTAGTTTGGGTTTTTGTAACCACTACTGAGAGGAATGCCATtccaaggaggaaaaaaagag AGACTTCATCAATGAACTCTGGGCACCGAGGTCAGAGGAAAGAG GTGATGCTCCATGCAGCTAAAGTGGctgttagagctggctcaggaaTCGTCATCATTGGGACTATTGCTTTTGCTGTAGCTCTCATTGTTGGGATATTGTAA